A stretch of Methanosphaerula palustris E1-9c DNA encodes these proteins:
- a CDS encoding Sjogren's syndrome/scleroderma autoantigen 1 family protein: MPAKADEIMAEYLLRGGKMLSKGCRVCGSPLFCIKGEECCVVCAEEEKQQREKASQPVLEPERLLTMPALESVKSQDLSVVGTVERNLVAEELQATVVNLCRRVQGEPDPERCAVLLDCVRTAVLTLNELR, translated from the coding sequence ATGCCAGCAAAAGCAGACGAGATAATGGCAGAATACCTGCTTCGGGGTGGAAAGATGCTCTCCAAGGGATGCAGGGTCTGCGGGAGCCCGCTCTTCTGTATCAAAGGTGAGGAGTGCTGTGTGGTCTGCGCCGAGGAGGAGAAGCAGCAGCGGGAGAAGGCGTCTCAACCCGTTCTGGAGCCCGAGAGGCTTCTGACGATGCCAGCCCTCGAGTCGGTGAAGTCCCAGGATCTGTCGGTGGTCGGGACTGTGGAGCGGAACCTGGTCGCTGAAGAACTGCAGGCCACCGTGGTGAACCTCTGCAGACGGGTGCAGGGTGAGCCCGACCCTGAACGATGTGCGGTACTGCTTGATTGTGTCAGAACCGCCGTTTTGACCCTGAACGAACTCCGATAG
- a CDS encoding DEAD/DEAH box helicase, with translation MTPFIQHPLIRPESLESREYQLAITVHALEQNTMVVLPTGLGKTAIALLVAASRLLNHQGKVLVMAPTRPLVEQHFRFFSKFLQTKEGESFPAVLFTGDTPPAERKAGWEQATLCFATPQVIKNDCIAGRYSLADVTLLIVDECHRAVGNYAYGFITERYLETARRPLVLAMTASPGGDQEKVREVQQTLGISCIESRVEQDPDVKPYVHERSLDYVSVVLPEELKTARDRINQLLDDRLDTLRELKFMVPPRERLSMRELHGLNAQIQTRIGERDSAGFAAASLYAELMKLRHALTLAEAQGSMALTAFLEKIALEGMSGSGSKASRHLAEEPAFQDLLERCRSFPGEVHPKVGLVGELVQKQLLEHPESRIIVFATFRDTVQQLVNHLADIGIESERFVGQAKKDSEKGLTQKKQIAALQRFRDGEFRVLIATSVGEEGLDVPSTDLVIFYEAVPSEIRSIQRKGRTGRSGEGSIIVLVTKGTQDETFRYVSQAREKSMRAGMKAIRAHQAATPAEPPALPPVVHSFPAGQGSLDQYLESGPAITVDDRETSSRVAEGLSRLGAVITLSRLEYGDYAIGDRILVERKTTQDFVDTLVDRDLLGQLREMAGVAIRPVLIIEGGDLYTKRDIHPNAIRGALAAIAIDMGISILYTASADETAQMLFVLARREEGGRGERSVHHRKSFKSVKEQQEYVVAAFPDIGLKNARLLLDYCGSVRAVINANEEVLSSIRGIGEKTAQRIVELANRQYEP, from the coding sequence ATGACCCCCTTTATCCAGCACCCGCTGATCCGGCCGGAGTCGCTCGAGTCCAGGGAGTACCAACTGGCCATCACCGTCCATGCCCTCGAGCAGAACACGATGGTCGTCCTCCCGACTGGTCTCGGCAAGACTGCGATCGCCCTGCTCGTCGCGGCCTCTCGCCTCCTCAACCATCAGGGAAAGGTGCTGGTGATGGCCCCAACGAGGCCACTGGTCGAACAGCACTTCCGCTTCTTCTCAAAGTTTCTTCAGACAAAGGAAGGGGAGTCGTTCCCCGCCGTCCTCTTCACCGGCGATACACCGCCTGCAGAGCGGAAAGCCGGATGGGAACAGGCGACGCTCTGTTTTGCGACCCCACAGGTGATCAAGAACGATTGTATCGCAGGCAGGTACTCGCTGGCCGATGTGACCCTGCTGATCGTCGACGAGTGCCACCGGGCGGTCGGCAACTATGCCTACGGGTTCATAACAGAACGGTACCTGGAGACCGCCCGCCGCCCGCTTGTCCTCGCGATGACGGCCTCCCCTGGCGGAGACCAGGAGAAGGTCCGCGAGGTACAGCAGACACTCGGGATCTCCTGCATCGAAAGTCGGGTCGAGCAGGATCCCGATGTGAAGCCCTATGTCCATGAACGTTCCCTCGATTATGTCAGCGTCGTCCTCCCTGAGGAGTTGAAGACGGCGCGGGATCGGATCAACCAGCTTCTCGACGACCGGCTCGACACCCTGCGGGAACTGAAGTTCATGGTCCCGCCGAGGGAACGGCTCTCGATGAGGGAACTGCACGGCCTCAACGCCCAGATCCAGACAAGGATCGGGGAGCGAGACTCGGCAGGGTTTGCGGCCGCCTCACTCTATGCCGAACTGATGAAACTCCGGCATGCCCTGACCCTGGCCGAAGCCCAGGGGTCCATGGCCCTGACCGCGTTCCTTGAGAAGATCGCCCTCGAAGGGATGTCGGGAAGCGGGTCGAAGGCCTCGCGCCACCTCGCCGAAGAGCCGGCCTTCCAGGACCTGCTTGAACGATGCCGGTCGTTCCCCGGCGAGGTCCACCCAAAGGTCGGGCTCGTCGGCGAACTCGTACAGAAGCAACTGCTCGAGCACCCCGAGAGCCGGATCATCGTCTTCGCCACCTTCCGTGACACTGTCCAGCAGCTCGTCAACCACCTGGCCGATATCGGGATCGAGTCCGAACGATTCGTCGGCCAGGCCAAGAAGGACTCCGAGAAGGGGTTGACCCAGAAGAAGCAGATCGCTGCCCTGCAGAGGTTCCGGGACGGCGAGTTCCGAGTGCTGATCGCCACCTCGGTCGGCGAGGAGGGGCTCGACGTCCCCTCCACCGACCTCGTGATCTTCTACGAGGCGGTCCCTTCGGAGATCCGGTCGATCCAGCGGAAGGGGCGGACCGGCAGGAGCGGGGAGGGATCGATCATCGTGCTGGTGACCAAGGGAACCCAGGACGAGACGTTCCGATATGTGAGCCAGGCCCGGGAGAAGAGCATGCGAGCTGGGATGAAGGCTATTCGGGCCCATCAGGCCGCAACTCCGGCAGAACCGCCGGCCCTCCCCCCAGTTGTACATTCCTTCCCTGCTGGGCAGGGCTCGCTGGACCAGTACCTGGAGAGCGGCCCGGCGATCACGGTCGACGACCGGGAGACCTCGTCCCGGGTGGCTGAAGGATTGAGCCGGCTCGGAGCGGTGATCACCCTTTCACGGCTCGAGTATGGGGACTACGCCATCGGAGATCGGATCCTCGTGGAACGAAAGACGACGCAGGACTTCGTCGACACCCTGGTGGACCGGGACCTGCTCGGCCAGCTCAGAGAGATGGCCGGTGTGGCCATCCGACCGGTACTGATCATCGAGGGCGGGGACCTCTACACAAAACGAGATATCCATCCGAACGCTATCAGGGGGGCCCTGGCCGCGATTGCGATCGATATGGGGATCTCAATCCTGTATACAGCCAGTGCCGACGAGACGGCCCAGATGCTCTTCGTGCTCGCCCGCCGTGAGGAAGGGGGACGGGGCGAGCGGTCTGTCCATCACAGAAAATCTTTCAAGTCGGTCAAAGAACAGCAGGAGTACGTGGTCGCGGCGTTCCCGGATATCGGGCTCAAGAACGCCCGTCTTCTCCTGGATTATTGCGGATCGGTCAGGGCCGTCATCAATGCCAATGAGGAGGTACTCTCCTCGATCAGAGGGATCGGCGAGAAGACCGCCCAGCGGATTGTTGAACTGGCCAATCGTCAGTACGAGCCCTGA
- a CDS encoding metal-dependent hydrolase, which produces MRLTWPGHACVLLEGSQRVLIDPYVLNGTIPKDPDLVVLTHGHFDHFGETLTLDAPTVAVNDLAKALSALGMQATGLNFGGSITINGVTVSLTPAVHSVSMLELDGTKIMCGEAAGVVIRMDGVTVYHAGDTALFSDMRLIGELYHPDVALLPIGGRFTMDSAAAMMAAAYIGAPMVIPIHYNTWPAIEQDADAFKEAIERTTDMQVMVLPSGGSIEI; this is translated from the coding sequence ATGAGACTTACCTGGCCAGGACATGCCTGTGTGCTCCTCGAAGGGTCACAACGAGTGCTGATCGATCCGTATGTACTGAACGGGACGATCCCCAAGGACCCCGATCTGGTCGTACTGACTCATGGCCACTTCGATCACTTTGGCGAAACACTCACCCTGGATGCTCCAACGGTGGCGGTTAACGACCTTGCCAAGGCCCTCTCTGCCCTGGGGATGCAAGCCACCGGGTTGAACTTCGGCGGGAGTATCACCATCAATGGTGTCACCGTCAGTCTGACCCCTGCCGTCCATTCTGTGTCGATGCTCGAACTGGACGGAACGAAGATTATGTGCGGGGAGGCGGCTGGTGTTGTGATCCGGATGGATGGGGTCACCGTCTACCATGCTGGGGATACGGCCCTCTTCTCTGATATGAGATTGATCGGCGAGTTGTACCACCCTGATGTGGCGCTTCTCCCCATAGGCGGCAGGTTCACCATGGACAGCGCTGCAGCGATGATGGCGGCCGCGTACATCGGCGCTCCAATGGTGATCCCGATCCACTACAACACCTGGCCGGCGATCGAGCAGGATGCCGATGCGTTCAAGGAGGCGATCGAGCGGACCACCGATATGCAGGTGATGGTTCTCCCGTCTGGTGGATCGATTGAGATCTGA
- the glyS gene encoding glycine--tRNA ligase, which produces MSDVYEKVMDLAKRRGFVWPTSECYGAVAGFIDYGPLGAMMKRRIENVWRAFYVVREGYYEIECPTIGQEAIYIASGHVKGFSDKMFQCPHCKEFLRADHVVEGAGEIVNAGTMSAEALAEALAPIECPLCTKPIGTVDVFNFSLMFSTSIGPGSQRTGYLRPETAQGIFTDFTRLLRFYRDKLPFGAVQIGKSYRNEISPRQGMIRLREFTQAEAEIFVHPEQKKHPHFERYADYTMDLLGYPEQLACKPAVTISMAEAVAEGRIANEYVAYYIALTHQMLTRLGIRPDRLRFRQHLPDELAHYAEDCWDAEILSDRFGWVETVGIADRTDYDLKAHAAQSGDSFTVFIPFDEVKRESRRQIVADMGALGPRFRGKAKAVADAIANSTPTDEGVWVEVDGEQVLITPDLYKVREVEIEVRGEEVMPHVIEPSYGIDRICYAILENCFDEEEVDGEIRAVLHLSPEVAPVQVAVFPLMNRDDLDTIAWDLTTTLKHLGVQAEYDDSGAIGRRYRRQDEIGTPFAVTIDYDTREDQTVTLRDRDSMRQVRVPLGEVPELVRRLTTRTLHFEEIS; this is translated from the coding sequence ATGAGCGATGTCTATGAGAAAGTGATGGATCTTGCAAAGCGGCGTGGTTTTGTCTGGCCGACATCAGAGTGCTATGGAGCCGTCGCCGGGTTCATCGACTACGGCCCTCTCGGTGCGATGATGAAACGGCGCATCGAGAATGTCTGGCGTGCATTCTATGTGGTCAGGGAGGGGTACTACGAGATCGAGTGCCCGACCATCGGCCAGGAGGCCATCTACATCGCCTCAGGGCATGTGAAAGGGTTCTCAGATAAGATGTTCCAGTGCCCGCACTGCAAAGAATTTCTGCGTGCAGATCATGTCGTCGAAGGGGCCGGCGAGATCGTGAATGCGGGCACGATGAGCGCCGAAGCGCTCGCTGAAGCACTCGCACCGATCGAGTGCCCGCTCTGTACAAAGCCGATCGGCACGGTCGATGTCTTCAATTTCAGTCTGATGTTCTCCACCAGTATCGGCCCGGGATCACAGCGGACCGGGTACCTGCGGCCTGAAACTGCCCAGGGGATCTTCACCGACTTCACCCGGCTCCTCCGGTTCTATCGGGACAAACTGCCGTTTGGTGCCGTCCAGATCGGGAAGTCGTACAGGAACGAGATCTCCCCCCGGCAGGGGATGATCCGGCTTCGGGAGTTCACGCAGGCCGAGGCCGAGATCTTCGTCCATCCAGAGCAGAAGAAGCACCCGCACTTTGAACGCTACGCCGACTACACGATGGACCTGCTCGGCTACCCGGAGCAGCTGGCATGTAAACCGGCGGTCACCATCTCGATGGCTGAAGCCGTCGCTGAGGGACGTATCGCCAACGAGTATGTAGCCTATTATATTGCACTGACCCATCAGATGCTGACACGGCTCGGGATCCGCCCGGACCGGCTCAGATTCCGTCAACACCTCCCCGACGAACTGGCCCATTATGCAGAGGACTGCTGGGATGCGGAGATCCTCTCCGACCGGTTCGGATGGGTGGAGACGGTCGGGATCGCCGACCGCACCGATTATGACCTGAAAGCCCACGCCGCCCAGTCTGGCGACTCGTTCACGGTCTTCATCCCGTTCGACGAGGTGAAGCGGGAGTCGCGCCGGCAGATCGTCGCCGACATGGGGGCGCTCGGCCCCCGGTTCAGAGGAAAGGCAAAGGCCGTCGCCGATGCGATCGCAAACTCCACGCCGACCGATGAGGGGGTCTGGGTCGAGGTCGACGGCGAACAGGTGCTGATCACCCCCGACCTCTACAAGGTTCGCGAGGTCGAGATCGAGGTCCGCGGGGAAGAGGTGATGCCGCATGTGATCGAGCCGAGTTACGGTATCGATCGGATCTGCTATGCCATCCTTGAGAACTGCTTCGACGAGGAGGAGGTCGACGGCGAGATACGAGCTGTCCTCCACCTCTCGCCCGAGGTCGCACCGGTGCAGGTGGCCGTCTTTCCGCTGATGAATCGGGACGACCTGGACACGATCGCCTGGGACCTGACCACGACCCTGAAGCACCTGGGTGTGCAGGCCGAGTACGACGACTCAGGGGCTATCGGCCGGCGATACCGGCGTCAGGACGAGATCGGGACCCCATTCGCTGTCACAATCGACTACGACACCCGCGAGGACCAAACCGTCACCCTCCGGGACCGGGACTCGATGCGTCAGGTCAGGGTTCCCCTGGGTGAGGTGCCGGAACTGGTCAGGCGTCTGACCACCAGGACACTCCACTTCGAAGAGATCTCGTGA
- a CDS encoding efflux RND transporter permease subunit: protein MKSPFEMLANAIVARPKTVLAITVVLIIVALVGATTVTMATGSDTYIDKDSQRGVLLNEYTDTFSSNSIMLLVESDDVLSPDVLKYIDSLQNEVRGERNVEGVTSIVDLVEQVNGGKVPTSKADIEAAEAAVPAAILSKYVPSKSMTISIVSLEPGLSQASQNSVIDSLNKRISLSDRPAGTTVTVTGSPAFQKDMSTAMGTSMGMLIGAAMLLMILAVGLLFGHVRYRLLSVAIVFSGLILTFGVVGFSGISLSMVAISAFPVLIGLGIDYAIQVHSRFDEETRRGTLPEAVVMTITRSGPSILYAMLATSMGFFAMFISPLPMIRGFGLICVIGIVCCYLVALIAVPTFGLLIGYKPKERAHEVKSTSSKPKKMSVVDRYDHALVSLVTKIAHNPVPILLICGLVALVGFEMDGEIKINTDENSFVPSDMASKISLDKVSRTMGSTSSIPIMVQGDKVTSPEVIKWMYDFQNYAASSNSQVTGSSSIATYVVQYNGGQIPTTQEEVDNALAKVPLGTRNQYLSGNEEAVISFTTVTMTVQQAQSLITQMKQELQFKTLPPGISAGLTGQTEMFAGLIEDIKNGKMTMTLLGFGMIFGFLLLVYRKFAKAITPLIPIMFIVGWNGLIMYSLGIDYSPLTAVLGSMTIGVAAEYTILMMERYYEERTWGLGHLEAITHSMKQIGTAITVSGLCTVFGFSALIISNFNIISNFGVVTVLSVAFSVMGAIVVMPAVLALLGGKDPSPPLHPEAQSEET, encoded by the coding sequence GTGAAATCACCATTTGAGATGCTCGCCAACGCCATCGTGGCACGGCCAAAGACCGTGCTCGCGATCACGGTAGTGCTGATCATTGTTGCTCTGGTCGGGGCGACGACGGTCACAATGGCGACCGGGAGTGACACCTACATTGATAAGGACTCTCAACGTGGCGTCCTTCTCAACGAGTACACCGATACGTTCTCATCCAACAGTATCATGTTGTTGGTCGAGTCTGACGACGTGCTCAGTCCGGATGTACTCAAGTATATCGATTCACTCCAGAACGAGGTTCGTGGAGAACGAAATGTTGAAGGAGTGACCAGTATTGTCGATCTGGTCGAGCAGGTGAACGGCGGCAAAGTGCCGACATCGAAGGCGGATATCGAGGCAGCCGAAGCAGCAGTGCCAGCGGCGATCCTCTCGAAATATGTTCCGTCAAAGTCAATGACAATCTCGATCGTGAGCCTGGAGCCAGGCCTTTCCCAGGCCAGTCAGAACAGTGTGATCGACAGTCTGAACAAAAGGATCAGTCTCTCTGACAGGCCGGCCGGCACGACCGTGACGGTCACCGGGTCACCGGCATTCCAGAAGGATATGTCAACAGCGATGGGAACCTCAATGGGGATGTTGATTGGGGCCGCGATGCTGTTAATGATCCTGGCGGTCGGACTGCTCTTCGGGCATGTCAGGTACCGACTCCTCTCAGTGGCAATCGTCTTCTCCGGACTGATCCTGACATTCGGGGTCGTCGGTTTCTCGGGGATTTCCCTGAGCATGGTCGCGATCAGTGCGTTCCCAGTGTTGATAGGGCTCGGGATCGACTATGCGATTCAGGTCCACTCCCGGTTTGATGAAGAGACGCGGCGGGGGACGCTCCCGGAGGCGGTGGTTATGACGATCACCCGGTCAGGCCCTTCGATCCTCTATGCGATGCTCGCCACCTCGATGGGGTTCTTCGCCATGTTCATCTCACCCCTCCCGATGATTCGGGGGTTCGGGCTGATCTGTGTGATTGGAATCGTATGCTGCTACCTGGTGGCCCTGATCGCAGTACCCACGTTCGGCTTGCTGATCGGGTATAAACCCAAAGAGAGGGCTCATGAAGTGAAGAGTACCTCATCAAAACCGAAGAAGATGAGCGTTGTCGACAGGTATGATCACGCGCTTGTGAGCCTGGTGACGAAGATTGCCCATAACCCGGTGCCGATCCTGTTAATCTGCGGGCTGGTCGCACTGGTCGGGTTCGAGATGGACGGTGAGATCAAGATCAACACCGATGAAAACTCGTTCGTTCCCTCAGATATGGCATCCAAGATCAGCCTCGACAAGGTCTCACGGACGATGGGGTCGACCTCTTCGATCCCGATCATGGTGCAGGGGGACAAGGTGACCAGCCCTGAAGTGATCAAATGGATGTATGACTTCCAGAACTATGCCGCGTCCAGTAATAGTCAGGTGACCGGTTCATCGTCGATTGCAACCTATGTGGTCCAGTACAACGGTGGGCAGATCCCAACCACCCAGGAAGAGGTGGATAATGCCCTGGCCAAGGTACCCCTGGGAACCAGAAACCAGTATCTGAGCGGCAACGAGGAGGCGGTCATCTCGTTCACAACCGTGACGATGACGGTCCAGCAGGCACAGTCGCTGATCACCCAGATGAAACAGGAACTGCAATTCAAGACCCTTCCACCCGGTATCTCCGCTGGATTGACCGGTCAGACCGAGATGTTCGCCGGCCTGATAGAGGATATCAAGAACGGGAAGATGACGATGACGCTGCTCGGGTTCGGCATGATCTTCGGGTTCCTGCTACTGGTGTACCGCAAGTTCGCCAAGGCGATCACACCGCTGATCCCGATCATGTTTATCGTCGGCTGGAACGGGCTGATCATGTATTCCCTCGGGATCGACTACTCGCCTCTGACCGCAGTGCTCGGATCGATGACCATCGGAGTCGCCGCAGAGTATACGATCCTGATGATGGAGCGGTACTACGAGGAGCGGACCTGGGGGCTCGGGCATCTGGAGGCCATCACCCACTCGATGAAGCAGATCGGAACCGCGATCACCGTCTCGGGGCTCTGCACGGTCTTTGGGTTCTCAGCGCTGATCATCTCCAACTTCAATATCATCAGCAACTTCGGTGTGGTGACGGTCCTCTCAGTCGCCTTCTCAGTGATGGGCGCAATCGTAGTGATGCCGGCCGTCCTGGCGCTGCTCGGTGGGAAGGATCCAAGCCCGCCCCTCCATCCAGAGGCCCAGTCTGAAGAGACGTAA
- a CDS encoding UPF0147 family protein: MTGQENTINTCIQMLQHIMEDNTIPRNIRRVADETRSVLMDESKTIGLRAATAISMIDEVSNDPNMPVHARTRIWELVSQLESVPLD, encoded by the coding sequence ATGACAGGACAGGAAAATACAATAAACACCTGTATTCAGATGCTGCAACACATAATGGAGGATAACACAATACCACGGAACATCAGACGCGTTGCAGATGAGACCAGGAGCGTACTGATGGATGAATCAAAGACGATCGGCCTTCGAGCGGCCACCGCAATTTCGATGATTGACGAGGTCAGTAATGATCCCAATATGCCAGTTCATGCCAGAACTCGAATCTGGGAACTGGTCTCGCAGCTCGAATCAGTTCCCCTTGACTGA
- a CDS encoding alpha/beta fold hydrolase — translation MNKKHLSTLALALTICLLITAGCIGTSGTGQTAGQTVAVGQHQAVSFNATPVKYADVNGVKLGYREFGSGEPLLMITGFGNTMGDWNETFIGILASKYHVYIYDHRGMGYSSDNNATPSIPQYADDAAALMSALGYDSMHVYGVSMGSTISQQLVIDHPERVRKLVLDSVSYSIRLPETKKLFNAIDSAAVNTSLPQGIQEEAQANLAWNGSYDNLSSIHKDVMLVVGTADVLTPDSVAVQMAGQINGSWLVRFKDLPHVGSHYAPVEYGENALTFLGMDESPLNK, via the coding sequence ATGAACAAAAAACATTTATCAACCCTGGCACTTGCTCTCACCATCTGTCTTCTTATCACAGCCGGATGTATTGGGACATCCGGCACAGGTCAGACCGCAGGTCAGACAGTCGCCGTCGGACAACACCAGGCTGTATCATTCAACGCGACACCCGTCAAGTATGCAGATGTCAACGGGGTCAAATTGGGATACCGTGAATTCGGATCCGGTGAACCGCTCCTGATGATCACTGGATTCGGAAATACCATGGGTGACTGGAACGAGACCTTCATCGGCATCCTTGCCTCGAAGTACCATGTCTATATCTATGACCATCGGGGGATGGGGTACAGTAGCGACAATAATGCGACACCCTCCATTCCCCAGTATGCAGATGATGCCGCTGCACTGATGAGTGCTCTCGGCTATGACAGTATGCACGTATACGGAGTCTCGATGGGATCCACCATCTCCCAGCAACTGGTCATCGATCATCCTGAACGAGTACGAAAACTGGTCCTGGATTCCGTATCATACAGTATACGGCTCCCTGAAACCAAAAAACTATTCAACGCCATCGATTCGGCCGCCGTCAATACATCCCTGCCTCAGGGCATCCAGGAAGAAGCACAGGCAAACCTTGCATGGAACGGGTCCTATGACAATCTTTCCAGTATTCATAAGGATGTCATGTTGGTTGTGGGTACCGCAGATGTGTTGACTCCAGATTCAGTTGCCGTCCAGATGGCGGGGCAGATCAATGGATCATGGCTTGTCCGGTTCAAGGATCTCCCACATGTCGGATCCCATTACGCACCTGTTGAATACGGAGAGAACGCACTCACATTCCTCGGTATGGATGAGTCCCCCCTCAACAAATAA
- a CDS encoding GAF domain-containing protein, translating to MRCRDNYLQENVRVNGEVKGPVVNRTGWKAWFFRPVPHAALIAAASLLVLFPYWWLAIRWFANFNLTSESTYAFTSVTLMLVLITADSLFLFVYFHDAGKLAIEGRTRELIQQEALLRRELNLNRALADLAGALVTPGRIIEEVTMLVLSSAKELTGSPQGFVSVVDEKTGLMTSPTLNAMVAEGGSECSSSDQTTLFSRRPDGTYYGLIGHCLNTGKPIFTNAPDLHPSTPDLPEGHFPVTSFLAAPIVQVDATVVGQIALANAPDGYTDWELTAVSRLTELFSLAIQREQVNSSFRSRGKQLSLIIDGVPAQIGYVDADERYLYVNQAYADWYGFPRDSFVGRGIWEVLDEETYRSSSACFSRVLAGESVKMDYYTTGRDDYQHYLHVGFMPQRDEAGQVVAFFMLTQDITDQKRAEEGLRQANRKLNLLSGITRHDIQNQLTALLGYIDLSLEMTDDNNLQVIFRRENEQVAQIRSEITFTKGYEEVGVHSPEWQKVGMLIENAELMIPAGAVHLYSTLENLEIYADPLLMRVFYNLIENALRHGHSVTEIRFSMRPGDAGTLVLICEDDGDGVSEDTKERIFNKGVGSNTGLGLFLTREILAITGITITETGTPGRGARFEMVLPKGGYRNFVFS from the coding sequence ATGCGGTGCCGTGACAACTATCTTCAGGAGAACGTGCGGGTGAATGGGGAGGTGAAAGGCCCGGTGGTGAACAGAACGGGGTGGAAGGCCTGGTTTTTCCGACCGGTTCCCCATGCGGCACTGATCGCAGCCGCTTCCTTGCTGGTATTGTTCCCCTACTGGTGGCTTGCAATTCGGTGGTTCGCTAACTTCAACCTCACCTCGGAATCCACCTATGCATTCACCTCAGTTACGCTGATGCTGGTGTTGATCACGGCAGACTCCCTGTTTCTCTTCGTCTACTTTCATGACGCCGGGAAGCTCGCAATCGAAGGGAGAACCCGGGAACTCATACAGCAAGAGGCACTGCTGCGGCGTGAACTGAACCTGAACCGGGCGCTGGCCGACCTCGCCGGTGCACTGGTCACCCCTGGACGGATCATCGAGGAGGTCACAATGCTGGTACTCTCCTCTGCCAAAGAACTGACCGGGAGCCCGCAGGGCTTTGTCTCGGTGGTCGACGAGAAGACCGGCTTGATGACCAGCCCGACCCTGAACGCGATGGTGGCTGAAGGTGGGTCTGAATGCTCTTCGTCTGATCAGACGACCCTGTTCTCACGCAGACCTGACGGAACATATTATGGACTGATAGGTCACTGCCTGAACACCGGTAAACCCATCTTCACCAATGCTCCGGATCTCCACCCATCTACACCTGACCTACCAGAAGGACATTTTCCGGTCACCTCGTTTCTGGCAGCACCGATCGTACAGGTCGATGCGACCGTTGTCGGTCAGATTGCATTGGCGAACGCTCCTGATGGGTATACTGACTGGGAACTGACTGCGGTCAGCAGGCTCACAGAACTGTTCTCCCTGGCGATCCAGCGGGAACAGGTCAACTCATCGTTTCGGTCCAGGGGCAAACAACTCTCACTGATCATCGACGGTGTGCCGGCCCAGATTGGGTACGTGGATGCAGATGAACGATACCTGTATGTGAACCAGGCGTATGCTGACTGGTACGGGTTTCCGCGGGATTCGTTCGTTGGAAGAGGGATATGGGAGGTTCTGGATGAGGAGACCTACCGGAGTTCTTCGGCCTGCTTTAGCAGGGTGCTGGCCGGAGAGTCTGTGAAGATGGATTATTATACAACAGGGCGGGACGATTATCAGCATTACCTGCATGTTGGTTTCATGCCTCAGCGGGATGAGGCCGGGCAGGTGGTCGCTTTCTTTATGCTGACCCAGGATATCACCGATCAGAAGCGGGCTGAGGAGGGGCTTCGGCAGGCGAATAGAAAATTAAATCTACTCTCCGGGATCACCCGTCACGATATTCAGAACCAGTTGACAGCCCTGCTTGGATATATAGATCTCTCTCTGGAGATGACTGATGATAATAACCTGCAGGTGATCTTCCGTCGGGAGAACGAACAGGTCGCTCAGATCCGATCAGAGATCACCTTCACCAAGGGCTACGAAGAGGTCGGGGTCCATTCCCCTGAATGGCAGAAGGTGGGGATGCTGATTGAGAATGCGGAACTGATGATCCCTGCTGGGGCAGTCCACCTTTATTCTACGCTTGAGAACCTGGAGATCTATGCAGACCCGTTGTTGATGCGGGTTTTTTATAATCTGATCGAGAACGCTCTCCGCCATGGTCACAGTGTCACCGAGATCCGGTTCTCCATGCGTCCTGGTGACGCAGGCACGCTGGTACTGATCTGTGAGGATGATGGCGACGGAGTATCGGAAGATACAAAAGAGCGGATCTTTAACAAAGGTGTCGGTTCCAACACAGGGCTCGGACTCTTCCTGACCCGGGAGATCCTCGCAATTACTGGCATCACGATCACTGAGACCGGGACGCCTGGTCGGGGTGCACGGTTTGAGATGGTCCTGCCGAAGGGTGGATACCGGAACTTTGTTTTTTCCTGA